A genomic segment from Microbacterium sp. SORGH_AS_0428 encodes:
- the mraZ gene encoding division/cell wall cluster transcriptional repressor MraZ yields the protein MLLGTHTPKLDDKGRVILPAKFRDDLGGGVVITRGQDRCLYVFATEEFEKVHERIREAPLTNKQARDFLRMFLSGASAEKPDGQNRITIPPALRTYAGLERELVVTGVGAHAEIWDAEAWNSYAESNEETYSEMEQEVIPGLF from the coding sequence ATGCTGCTCGGCACGCACACCCCCAAGCTCGACGACAAAGGGCGGGTCATCCTCCCGGCCAAGTTCCGCGACGACCTGGGCGGCGGCGTCGTGATCACCCGCGGCCAGGACCGCTGCCTCTACGTCTTCGCGACCGAGGAGTTCGAGAAGGTTCACGAGCGCATCCGCGAGGCACCGCTGACCAACAAGCAGGCGCGTGACTTCCTGCGCATGTTCCTCTCGGGCGCGAGCGCCGAGAAGCCGGACGGCCAGAACCGCATCACGATCCCGCCGGCGCTGCGCACGTACGCCGGTCTCGAGCGCGAGCTCGTCGTCACCGGCGTCGGTGCGCACGCGGAGATCTGGGACGCCGAGGCGTGGAACTCCTACGCCGAAAGCAACGAAGAGACGTACTCCGAGATGGAGCAGGAGGTGATCCCGGGCCTGTTCTGA
- the rsmH gene encoding 16S rRNA (cytosine(1402)-N(4))-methyltransferase RsmH — MDFSDIHTPVLLERCVELLAPALDREGAVFVDATLGMGGHSEAFLERFDGLRLIGLDRDTDALRIAGERLARFGDRTTLVHTVYDGIRAAVASAGVERIDGILFDLGVSSLQLDEAERGFAYAKDAPLDMRMDQSAGVTAADVVATYGEGDLRRIFERYGEEKLAARYARAIIAARQSEPIVRSGRLVEILDAATPAALRNAGHPAKRVFQALRIEVNAELAALEQALPAALELLAVGGRIVVLSYQSLEDRFVKRELARASSSTAPAGLPVELPEHAPQFRLLVKGAELASDAERESNPRATPVRLRAAERVREIV, encoded by the coding sequence ATGGACTTCAGCGACATCCACACCCCGGTCCTGCTCGAGCGCTGCGTCGAGCTGCTGGCACCCGCCCTCGATCGCGAGGGGGCCGTCTTCGTCGATGCGACTCTCGGCATGGGCGGGCACAGCGAGGCGTTCCTCGAACGATTCGACGGACTCCGTCTGATCGGCCTCGACCGCGACACCGACGCTCTGCGCATCGCGGGCGAACGGCTGGCCCGATTCGGCGACCGAACGACCCTCGTGCACACCGTCTACGACGGCATCCGGGCCGCCGTCGCCTCGGCGGGCGTCGAGCGCATCGACGGCATCCTCTTCGACCTCGGCGTCTCTTCGCTGCAGTTGGACGAGGCCGAGCGCGGCTTCGCCTACGCGAAGGACGCGCCGCTGGACATGCGTATGGACCAGTCGGCCGGTGTGACCGCCGCGGACGTGGTCGCCACCTACGGCGAGGGCGATCTTCGCCGGATCTTCGAGCGCTACGGCGAGGAGAAACTCGCGGCCCGCTATGCGCGCGCGATCATCGCCGCCCGCCAGTCGGAGCCCATCGTCCGCTCGGGCCGTCTCGTCGAGATCCTCGACGCCGCCACGCCCGCGGCGCTGCGCAACGCGGGGCATCCGGCCAAACGGGTGTTCCAGGCGCTGCGCATCGAAGTCAATGCGGAACTCGCCGCCCTCGAGCAGGCGCTTCCCGCGGCTCTCGAGCTGCTCGCGGTGGGTGGTCGCATCGTCGTGCTCAGCTACCAGTCCCTCGAGGACCGCTTCGTCAAGCGCGAGCTCGCCCGTGCGAGCAGCTCCACCGCCCCCGCGGGGCTGCCCGTCGAGCTGCCCGAGCACGCGCCGCAGTTCCGCCTGCTGGTCAAGGGGGCCGAACTCGCCTCCGACGCCGAGCGCGAGTCGAATCCGCGCGCCACACCGGTACGACTTCGTGCCGCCGAACGAGTCCGGGAGATCGTATGA
- the murF gene encoding UDP-N-acetylmuramoyl-tripeptide--D-alanyl-D-alanine ligase yields the protein MIALTLSRIAEILGGTLLPAGADDADTVVSGDVDTDSRHMRPGGIFVAKPGEATDGHLFVDAAVALGAVLAIVERPVDTAVSQIVVPDAVAALADLARAVVAEVRAGGRLRIVGITGSNGKTTTKNLLARILEPEGETVAPRASFNNEVGAPLTMLRVTHDTRFLVSEFGASAPGAIAQLAGLVEPDMGVVLMVGMAHAGGFGGIEATFHAKSELVRALRPGGLAVLNVDDTRVRAMAPIAAEQAVDVRWFGLGEDAAVRGSDVEVTASGTRFVLTVDGESRPVALRVLGAHHVMNALAAAAAATALGVGIDDVVTRLESVELAERWRMQPLGSDRVRIINDAYNASPDSMVAALRTLAQITAPDERMVAVLGAMSELGEYAGEEHDRIGELAVRLRIPRIVIIGQAARRMYLAAVAEGSWSDEAVFFDDADAAYAYLMGELRDGDRVLVKSSNSAGLRFLGDRLGESFS from the coding sequence ATGATCGCACTCACACTCTCCCGCATCGCCGAGATCCTCGGCGGCACTCTGCTCCCCGCCGGCGCCGACGACGCCGACACCGTCGTCTCCGGCGACGTCGACACCGATTCGCGCCATATGCGCCCCGGTGGCATCTTCGTCGCCAAGCCCGGCGAAGCGACCGACGGGCACCTGTTCGTCGACGCCGCGGTCGCTCTCGGCGCCGTCCTCGCGATCGTCGAGCGTCCGGTCGACACCGCGGTGTCCCAGATCGTCGTGCCCGACGCCGTCGCCGCCCTCGCGGACCTCGCGCGCGCCGTCGTCGCCGAAGTGCGCGCCGGCGGGCGCCTGCGGATCGTGGGGATCACCGGCTCCAACGGCAAGACGACCACGAAGAACCTCCTCGCCCGCATCCTGGAGCCGGAGGGCGAGACCGTCGCTCCCCGCGCCTCGTTCAACAACGAGGTCGGCGCCCCGCTCACGATGCTGCGCGTCACCCACGACACCCGCTTCCTGGTGAGCGAGTTCGGGGCGAGCGCTCCCGGCGCGATCGCACAGCTGGCGGGGCTCGTCGAACCCGACATGGGCGTCGTGCTGATGGTCGGCATGGCCCACGCCGGCGGCTTCGGCGGGATCGAGGCGACCTTCCACGCCAAGAGCGAGCTCGTGCGGGCGCTGCGCCCGGGCGGACTCGCCGTGCTCAACGTCGACGACACCCGCGTACGCGCCATGGCCCCCATAGCGGCCGAACAAGCCGTCGATGTGCGCTGGTTCGGTCTCGGCGAGGATGCCGCCGTGCGCGGCAGCGACGTCGAAGTCACCGCATCCGGCACTCGTTTCGTCCTCACGGTCGACGGCGAGAGCCGTCCGGTGGCGCTGCGCGTCCTCGGCGCGCACCACGTGATGAACGCCCTCGCAGCGGCAGCGGCCGCAACCGCTCTGGGCGTCGGGATCGATGACGTCGTGACCCGTTTGGAGTCGGTGGAGCTCGCCGAGCGCTGGCGCATGCAGCCGCTGGGCTCGGATCGCGTGCGCATCATCAACGACGCCTACAACGCGAGTCCCGACTCGATGGTCGCGGCGCTGCGGACGCTCGCGCAGATCACGGCGCCGGACGAGCGGATGGTGGCCGTCCTGGGAGCGATGAGCGAACTCGGCGAGTACGCGGGGGAGGAGCACGACCGCATCGGCGAGCTCGCCGTCCGCCTGCGCATCCCGCGCATCGTGATCATCGGACAGGCAGCCCGGCGCATGTACCTCGCCGCTGTGGCCGAAGGATCGTGGAGCGACGAGGCCGTGTTCTTCGACGACGCGGATGCGGCGTACGCCTACCTCATGGGGGAGCTGCGCGACGGCGACCGCGTGCTCGTGAAGTCGTCCAACTCCGCCGGGCTCCGCTTCCTCGGCGACCGTCTGGGAGAATCGTTCTCGTGA
- a CDS encoding penicillin-binding protein 2: MTTRSTRTPRRRTVIALAVVLAVLVAFVVRLVDIQVVNAGEHIDDSLRIAMGGKTTLYGTRGSIVDENGNVLAGSILTYDAELDPSNVGPIERTDAAGEEIEVDWPTVAGEIAQITGQSAEDVQKIVADALAVNPKSQYASLKNGLSTEKYQQLLDLRIPYLTMRPHPARTYPDGAVAGNLVGFVGSDGKPLEGLESAQDSCLAPTEGERVFQRGKDGVIIPGTEQVTPAVDGGTLTLTIDRDLQYYLQQLIAEQATNQGAQHGQIMVVEAKTGKIRAAAEWPTVDPNNVSATAPEDRSSRIFRGTFEPGSTFKALSAATVIDTGAATPTSTVTASGRETFPNGARVQDAIPHGALNYTLAGVLIDSSNVGISKFAEMVPAQTRYDYLQKFGIGQISGVDFPGEAKGTLRPVDQWDNQTFYNTSFGQGVATTLPQLMGAYQAIANDGTKIPLSLVESCTNADGTVQDSDAGASTQVVSASTAGQVRELLENVAVQGGNAKATAISGYRVGLKTGTGEISDGSGYKSGVYFTTMIGMAPVDDPQYIVAVTLDQPTAVRSSAANAAAFQKAMTQVLKTYRVLPSDSQPELLPKIG, translated from the coding sequence ATGACGACGAGAAGCACGCGAACCCCCCGTCGCCGCACCGTCATCGCCCTGGCCGTGGTGCTGGCCGTCCTCGTCGCCTTCGTGGTGCGCCTGGTCGACATCCAGGTCGTGAACGCCGGAGAGCACATCGACGACTCCCTGCGCATCGCCATGGGCGGCAAGACCACCCTGTACGGCACGCGCGGATCGATCGTCGACGAGAACGGCAACGTCCTGGCGGGCAGCATCCTCACCTACGACGCCGAGCTGGATCCCAGCAACGTGGGACCGATCGAGCGCACGGATGCCGCGGGCGAGGAGATCGAGGTCGACTGGCCGACCGTGGCCGGTGAGATCGCCCAGATCACCGGCCAAAGCGCCGAGGACGTGCAGAAGATCGTCGCCGACGCCCTCGCCGTCAACCCGAAGTCGCAGTACGCATCGCTCAAGAACGGGCTCTCGACCGAGAAGTACCAGCAGCTGCTGGATCTGCGGATCCCGTATCTCACCATGCGGCCGCATCCCGCCAGGACGTATCCGGACGGCGCCGTCGCCGGCAACCTCGTCGGCTTCGTGGGCTCCGACGGGAAGCCGTTGGAAGGACTGGAGTCCGCCCAGGATTCGTGTCTGGCACCGACCGAGGGCGAGCGCGTCTTCCAACGGGGCAAGGACGGCGTGATCATCCCCGGCACCGAGCAGGTGACACCCGCCGTCGACGGTGGCACGCTCACTCTCACGATCGACCGCGACCTGCAGTACTACCTGCAGCAGTTGATCGCGGAGCAGGCGACCAACCAGGGCGCTCAGCACGGGCAGATCATGGTCGTCGAGGCCAAGACCGGCAAGATCCGCGCTGCGGCGGAATGGCCGACGGTCGACCCGAACAACGTCTCTGCGACCGCTCCGGAGGATCGCTCCAGCCGGATCTTCCGCGGCACGTTCGAGCCCGGCTCGACGTTCAAGGCGCTGTCGGCGGCGACCGTCATCGACACCGGCGCCGCGACGCCGACCTCGACCGTCACCGCGTCCGGTCGCGAGACCTTCCCGAACGGCGCCCGCGTGCAGGACGCGATCCCGCACGGCGCGTTGAACTACACGCTCGCGGGTGTGCTCATCGACTCATCCAACGTCGGGATCTCGAAGTTCGCCGAGATGGTCCCCGCCCAGACGCGCTACGACTACCTGCAGAAGTTCGGCATCGGCCAGATCAGCGGCGTGGACTTCCCCGGCGAGGCGAAGGGGACGCTGCGCCCCGTCGACCAGTGGGACAACCAGACCTTTTACAACACCTCGTTCGGGCAGGGCGTCGCAACCACCCTGCCGCAGCTGATGGGCGCGTACCAGGCCATCGCGAACGACGGCACCAAGATCCCGCTCTCGCTCGTGGAATCGTGCACGAACGCGGACGGCACCGTCCAAGACTCGGATGCCGGCGCGAGCACGCAGGTCGTGAGTGCGAGCACGGCCGGACAGGTGCGGGAGCTGCTCGAGAACGTCGCGGTGCAGGGCGGCAACGCCAAGGCCACCGCGATCAGCGGTTACCGGGTGGGACTCAAGACCGGAACGGGTGAGATCTCCGACGGCTCCGGCTACAAGAGCGGCGTCTACTTCACGACGATGATCGGCATGGCCCCGGTCGACGACCCGCAGTACATCGTCGCCGTCACCCTCGATCAGCCCACTGCGGTACGCTCGTCTGCGGCCAACGCTGCGGCCTTCCAGAAGGCGATGACCCAGGTGCTGAAGACCTACCGGGTCCTGCCCTCCGACTCGCAGCCCGAGCTGCTGCCGAAGATCGGCTGA